Below is a window of Paenibacillus bovis DNA.
CCACTCGGCAAAATGACGGAAACCATACGTATGTGCCCGTACATTGCCTCGCAGCTCAGGTGTGCGAATAAGTGCATACTGCGCCTGAAAGGATGCCTGCTCCGGCACCAGCAGCAAAATAGGCGGACCATCTGGCTGCTCTTTGATCTGATCAATAATTCGCTGAATAACTGTAGTCGTTTTGCCGCTTCCGGAACGACCGAGCATAAACTTGAGTGGCATCAAATCACCTTCATTCCTGCAAAGTAAAATCTATATTCAATTTCGTACATATTTTTATTAAAATTCCTACCAACAACCTTCTTCAAAAAAAGAACATTTGTTCCCGTTTGTATCTTATTAAGAGTAATACAATTCGGTGCGAATTTCAATCCTGTTCGCCAATATGCAGTCTTCATATGTAAATCCCCTCTGCCTGCAATACACGATATAGTGTGTCTCGGAAGAGGGGATTATGAGATCAATCATTCATCTTGGTTGAAGACTGCCGATATTGATCCAATTATAGTTTAAAAGTTTTTGCTGCGTACCTCAAAGATCGCAAATTTCAGATAATGACCTTCGTTAACGCCAAGAATCTGCGGATGATCCTTGCCTGCTGCGCGCCACTCTACCAAACGCAGTACTTTACCGGCATCTTTGGCTGCATCCTGGATCGTCTCGAGGAACAGATCAGGACGCATATGGTACGAGCAGCTCGCTGTTACCAGGTAGCCGCCTTCGTTAACCAGTTTCATACCGTGCAGGTTAATATCTTTATACCCACGAACGGCGCCGGGTACCGCACTTTTGGTTTTGGCAAAAGCAGGCGGGTCTAAAATGACCACATCCCAGCTCCGTCCGCCGCCAGCTGTCATCGGCTTGGACGTATCCTGCCCCGAATCAGCTGCTGCACGCTGATTTCGTTCTTCCAGTCCCTTGGCATTGCTGCGCAGATAGTCAAACGCATCATCCACTACAAATTCCACCCGTTCTTCGAATCCGTTCAGGCGTACATTTTCACGTGCACTCTCAATCGCATGCGCCGAAATATCGAGACAGGTTACTTTTTTGGCTCCGTATTTGCAAGCATTCAGTGTAAAGCTGCCGGTGTGGGAAAAACATTCCAGTACCGTGGCGCCATCCCAGTAAGGGAAATCGACGACTTTGCCTTTGCGATTAACCGGCAGCGTTACCTGTGCTCCATCCTGCTCCACTTCGGTCAGCTGAATGCCGCTGCGCTCGCCCCAACCCCGCATCAGAGGTGCAATCGAAGCACGATTCTCCCGCTGGTCGAAGAAGTAGCCGGTTTTCTGGCCTTCTTCAATATCGACCTTGATCAGCAGTCCGTTCTCGGATACCGTCACATGACGCGGACACTCTCCGTACATTACACCTTTGACTTCTTCCAGTCCTTCCAGCTTGCGTACCGATACATCACTGCGTTCGTAGATACCGGCAGGCTGCATCACCTGTACCAGCGCATCGATAATCTGCTGACGACGACGATCCATGCCAAGTGTCAGCAGCTGCACAACCAGAATCTCGCCGAATCGGTCTACAATCAATCCTGGCAGAAAATCCGCTTCTCCATAAACAAGCCGATATGCATTCTCGCCACTCAAAAAGCGGGTACGGTGCTTGAGACACCATTCGAATCGTTCTGCAAAAAAGGCGGTATCCAGATCTTCCAGCGGCTGATGGGATACGACGCGTACCGTGATACGTGATGCCGGGTTGTAATAACCGGATGCCAGAAATTTGCGTTGATGATTCAGAATACTTACGATCTGCCCCGGCTCTGGCTGGCCTTCTACTTCGGCGATCTCACCTTCAAATACCCAGGGATGTCCCTGTTCGAGTCTTTTTTTACGTTTCTGATGCAAAATAATGCTTGCCAATAGTGGTCACTCCTTCATAAAGTCCGTACAGCCTGCCAACTTGTTAATCGGCTGCCGGTTGTGTGTGCATACAGATGCATGCTTGATCAAAACAAAAGATTTCACCTTAACCGAACGGTAAAGTGAAATCCTTTCGTCGTATCCTGTCTGTTATAAAACGATATAAAATTTCTTACTGGGCCAGCGGAGTTGGAGTCTGTTCCAACACACGAACCAGTTGACCTTTGCTTGTATTAACGTCAGGCTCGGTGAGTTTGACACGGCACAGCTTGCCTACCAGATCTTCCGATCCTTCAAAAGCGATCTGCAAATAGTTATCGCTGTAGCCAGCAATCATGCCTTCACCGTATAACCCTTTATCATTGTTTTCCGGGATTACATCGAGTACATGACCTACAAATTTCTCGGTATAGGACAGCTGCATCTGCTCGGACAGATCAATCAGCTGATGGACACGTTCATTTTTCACTTCTTCATCCACCTGGTCTTCCATACGAGCAGCCGGTGTGCCGGTACGTTTGGAATACGGGAACACGTGCATCTCGGAGAATCCGATCGACTTCATCATATTGTAGCCGTTCTGGAACATCTCATCGGTCTCGCCCGGGAACCCTACAATCACATCGGTTGTAATCGCTACATCCGGCATGGACTGGCGAATACGGCGGATTTTCTCTGCATATTCCGCTACGGTATACTTGCGGCGCATCCGTTTCAGCACATTGTCGTCGCCTGCCTGCAGCGGAATATGGAAATGACGGCACATTTTCGAGGAACGATTCAGTACATCAAGCACCTTCTCGTCAATCTGGCTGGCTTCGATCGAACTGATACGGATACGTTCCAGCCCTTCCACCCGATCCAGATCCCAGAGCAGATCGGCGAGGTCATAATCTTCCAGATCATCTCCGTAACCGCCGGTATGGATACCGGTCAATACAATCTCCTTATAACCTGCGGCTACCAGCTGATGCGCCTGGGCAATTACACTGCTCGCTGCGCGGCTGCGGGATAGTCCGCGGGACCACGGAATAATGCAGAATGTGCAAAAGTTGTTGCAGCCTTCCTGGATTTTGAGAAAAGCACGAGTATGATTGGCAAAATCCGGTACATCCAGTTCTTCGAATTCGCGTGTCTTCATAATATTGCGCACCGCATTGATCGGCTGACGCTCGCTCTGCAGGGTGCGAATATGATCCATCAGCTTGTCGCGATCCTGGGTACCTACCACCAGATCGACCCCTTCAATATCCAGAATCTCGGCCGGGGACGTCTGCGCATAGCACCCGGTAACCGCGATAACGGCATCCGGGTTACGGCGTACGGCACGGCGGATAATCTGCCGGCTTTTTTTGTCTCCGGTATTGGTTACGGTACAGGTATTAATCACATATACATCCGCAGTCTGTTCTTCAAAATCGACCTGGTCATAGCCTTCATTTTTGAACAGCTGCCACATGGCTTCAGTATCATAAAAGTTGACTTTACAGCCCAACGTGTAAAACGCTACAGATGGCATAAGTTAAATTCCTCCCATTTCTCCGGTTTCATACATAATGCAAGCCAGCGCTGTCATCGCCGCTGTCTCCGTGCGAAGAATACGGCTGCCGAGGCCAGTAGGTACAGCACCATGCTGCTCGGCAGCCTCCACTTCCTGTTCGGCAAATCCGCCTTCCGGTCCGACTACAATCAGCACTTGCGCTGCAGTATCCGTATTCTGCTGCAGACCAGCCGCGAACGGCTG
It encodes the following:
- a CDS encoding class I SAM-dependent rRNA methyltransferase, with product MASIILHQKRKKRLEQGHPWVFEGEIAEVEGQPEPGQIVSILNHQRKFLASGYYNPASRITVRVVSHQPLEDLDTAFFAERFEWCLKHRTRFLSGENAYRLVYGEADFLPGLIVDRFGEILVVQLLTLGMDRRRQQIIDALVQVMQPAGIYERSDVSVRKLEGLEEVKGVMYGECPRHVTVSENGLLIKVDIEEGQKTGYFFDQRENRASIAPLMRGWGERSGIQLTEVEQDGAQVTLPVNRKGKVVDFPYWDGATVLECFSHTGSFTLNACKYGAKKVTCLDISAHAIESARENVRLNGFEERVEFVVDDAFDYLRSNAKGLEERNQRAAADSGQDTSKPMTAGGGRSWDVVILDPPAFAKTKSAVPGAVRGYKDINLHGMKLVNEGGYLVTASCSYHMRPDLFLETIQDAAKDAGKVLRLVEWRAAGKDHPQILGVNEGHYLKFAIFEVRSKNF
- the mtaB gene encoding tRNA (N(6)-L-threonylcarbamoyladenosine(37)-C(2))-methylthiotransferase MtaB; the encoded protein is MPSVAFYTLGCKVNFYDTEAMWQLFKNEGYDQVDFEEQTADVYVINTCTVTNTGDKKSRQIIRRAVRRNPDAVIAVTGCYAQTSPAEILDIEGVDLVVGTQDRDKLMDHIRTLQSERQPINAVRNIMKTREFEELDVPDFANHTRAFLKIQEGCNNFCTFCIIPWSRGLSRSRAASSVIAQAHQLVAAGYKEIVLTGIHTGGYGDDLEDYDLADLLWDLDRVEGLERIRISSIEASQIDEKVLDVLNRSSKMCRHFHIPLQAGDDNVLKRMRRKYTVAEYAEKIRRIRQSMPDVAITTDVIVGFPGETDEMFQNGYNMMKSIGFSEMHVFPYSKRTGTPAARMEDQVDEEVKNERVHQLIDLSEQMQLSYTEKFVGHVLDVIPENNDKGLYGEGMIAGYSDNYLQIAFEGSEDLVGKLCRVKLTEPDVNTSKGQLVRVLEQTPTPLAQ